A section of the Streptomyces sp. SCL15-4 genome encodes:
- a CDS encoding WXG100 family type VII secretion target: MGVNNSGELEVSYGSLDETATQLANHARRLEEGLEAIKQKVAGVASMWEGEAHNAYTEQQAAWDREAQGIHEALVQIGKVVHAAGGDYQGGDRKAASYFM; the protein is encoded by the coding sequence ATGGGCGTCAACAACAGCGGCGAGCTCGAAGTTTCCTACGGCAGTCTCGACGAGACCGCCACCCAGCTGGCCAACCACGCGCGGCGGCTCGAAGAGGGCCTCGAGGCCATCAAGCAGAAGGTCGCCGGCGTCGCCAGCATGTGGGAGGGCGAGGCCCACAACGCGTACACCGAGCAGCAGGCCGCCTGGGACCGCGAGGCGCAGGGCATCCACGAGGCCCTGGTCCAGATCGGCAAGGTCGTCCACGCGGCCGGCGGTGACTACCAGGGCGGCGACCGGAAGGCCGCCAGCTACTTCATGTAA